From a single Pseudomonas triticicola genomic region:
- a CDS encoding aryl-sulfate sulfotransferase, whose protein sequence is MLRIKTALPVLLSGAVLSAGALAAPSVYPTGVTRYDPNKAFNQYVIFSGADKQTHLIDMNGNEVRTWPQAGFPSAIIDPKLVGGERGHVLLQLSEKDPGKLGSAGNGLGNQSVGELDWSGKVVWQWGDKAPGGAAQQHHDQRRLSNGNTVVLANKVHKVKGFKVPEVIDDAIYEVSPDGAVKWQWLASEHLNEFGFTAEQLKLVRASGNPDYLHINNLSLVGPNKWFDAGDKRFNPDNLLIDSRNANFIAIIDKSSGKVVWRLGPNLPLINPKTAQKLPRPVDQFVGQHDAHIIPAGLPGAGNLLVFDNQGAAGYPNVTLGLISGSRVLEIDPQKNQIVWQYSAANSKQPGWAFYSSFIGSARRLPNGNTLIDEGMNGRFFQLTANGENVWEYISPYLGKAPGSDAISNWVYRALPVSYDWVPTGTPRSETADIAPVVGVQQTNASR, encoded by the coding sequence CTCAGTGCCGGCGCCCTCGCCGCACCGAGTGTTTACCCGACGGGCGTCACTCGTTACGACCCGAACAAGGCGTTCAACCAGTACGTGATTTTCAGCGGCGCCGACAAACAGACGCACCTGATCGACATGAACGGCAACGAGGTGAGAACCTGGCCGCAGGCGGGCTTCCCGTCGGCGATTATCGATCCGAAACTGGTCGGCGGCGAGCGTGGGCATGTGCTGCTGCAACTGAGTGAAAAGGATCCCGGCAAGCTCGGTTCGGCCGGCAACGGTCTGGGCAATCAGAGCGTCGGCGAGCTGGACTGGAGCGGCAAAGTCGTCTGGCAATGGGGCGACAAGGCACCTGGTGGCGCGGCGCAACAGCACCATGATCAGCGCCGTTTGAGCAACGGCAACACCGTGGTGCTTGCGAACAAGGTGCACAAGGTCAAAGGCTTCAAAGTGCCCGAGGTGATCGACGATGCGATCTATGAAGTCAGTCCCGACGGTGCGGTGAAATGGCAGTGGCTGGCCTCCGAACATCTCAATGAATTCGGCTTCACTGCCGAGCAGTTGAAACTGGTGCGTGCCAGTGGAAATCCGGACTACCTGCATATCAACAACCTCAGCCTGGTAGGGCCGAACAAGTGGTTCGATGCCGGTGACAAGCGCTTCAATCCGGACAACCTGCTGATCGATTCACGCAACGCCAACTTCATCGCGATCATCGACAAGAGCAGCGGCAAAGTGGTCTGGCGCCTCGGCCCGAACCTGCCGCTGATCAACCCGAAAACCGCGCAGAAACTGCCGCGCCCGGTGGATCAGTTTGTCGGTCAGCATGATGCGCACATCATTCCGGCTGGATTGCCTGGCGCGGGCAATTTGCTGGTGTTCGACAACCAGGGGGCGGCGGGTTATCCGAACGTCACCCTCGGGCTGATTTCCGGTTCGCGGGTATTGGAAATCGATCCGCAGAAAAACCAGATCGTCTGGCAGTACAGTGCGGCAAATTCCAAGCAGCCTGGGTGGGCGTTCTACAGTTCTTTCATCGGCAGTGCGCGGCGCTTGCCCAATGGCAACACGCTGATCGACGAGGGCATGAACGGACGGTTTTTCCAGCTGACGGCCAACGGTGAAAACGTCTGGGAATACATCAGCCCGTATCTCGGCAAGGCACCGGGCAGCGATGCGATCAGCAACTGGGTGTATCGGGCGCTCCCTGTGAGTTATGACTGGGTGCCAACGGGCACGCCACGCTCCGAGACAGCGGATATTGCACCCGTTGTCGGCGTGCAGCAAACCAATGCCAGCCGTTAG